Proteins from a genomic interval of Musa acuminata AAA Group cultivar baxijiao chromosome BXJ1-9, Cavendish_Baxijiao_AAA, whole genome shotgun sequence:
- the LOC103996858 gene encoding tropinone reductase homolog At5g06060 isoform X2: protein MEGGDQKCGDNQAVGRWTLVGTTALVTGGTKGIGHAIVEELARFGAAVHTCSRNEAELNECLQQWRALNLKITGSVCDVSSDVEREKLMQTVNSVFHGKLHILVNNAGTLICKPVVEHTPEDYRRMISTNLDSAFHLSQLAHPLLKASGRGCIVNISSVSGFVAIDSASVYAATKGALNQLTRSLACEWAKDNIRVNCVAPAYIRTPLIQTLSEDEEFVAREARRVPLGRLGEPEEVAAVVAFLCLPVSDYVDGQVIIVDGGRTVNGNN, encoded by the exons ATGGAGGGTGGCGACCAGAAGTGCGGCGATAACCAAGCGGTGGGGAGATGGACTCTTGTAGGAACTACAGCTTTGGTCACCGGAGGCACTAAAGGAATCGG ACATGCCATAGTAGAAGAACTAGCTAGATTTGGTGCAGCCGTCCATACCTGCTCTCGAAACGAAGCAGAGCTCAACGAGTGCTTGCAACAATGGAGAGCTTTGAACCTCAAGATCACCGGCTCCGTCTGCGACGTCTCATCTGACGTCGAGAGGGAGAAACTGATGCAGACTGTGAACTCCGTCTTCCATGGAAAGCTCCATATCTTG GTAAACAATGCCGGGACGTTGATTTGTAAACCGGTGGTGGAGCATACCCCAGAGGACTACAGACGTATGATTAGCACCAACTTGGACTCTGCCTTCCATCTGAGCCAGCTTGCCCATCCTCTTCTCAAGGCGTCAGGAAGAGGCTGCATCGTCAACATCTCCTCCGTCAGTGGCTTCGTCGCCATCGATTCTGCATCCGTCTATGCAGCAACTAAAG gAGCACTGAACCAGCTGACAAGGAGCCTTGCTTGCGAGTGGGCAAAGGACAACATTCGAGTTAACTGCGTCGCTCCCGCGTACATCAGAACTCCACTCATTCAGACC CTATCCGAAGACGAAGAGTTCGTAGCGAGGGAGGCTCGTCGCGTTCCTCTGGGGCGGCTGGGTGAGCCAGAAGAGGTGGCGGCCGTGGTGGCTTTCCTCTGCCTCCCCGTTTCCGACTACGTCGATGGCCAAGTCATCATCGTGGATGGAGGTCGGACTGTGAACGGCAACAATTGA
- the LOC103997251 gene encoding hevamine-A-like has product MEWLDHWYSGGLREACATDNYKYGLVAFVNQFGGNQDLAGHCDPNTNDSTFLSNDIILCQRDYNVKVMLSLGGAIGKYRLVSKEEAREVAHYIWNNFLVGSSSNRPLGNAVLDEVDFDIEGGSRDHWDDLPRCLKAYSTPERKVYLSATPQCPMPDYFLQPAIDTGLFDYLWVQFYNNYCRYSGNVATFEQIWNRWTSMNVSKVFLGVPASHQAAGGGFVRPAELITQVLPIVKRSEKYGGIMLWNRYHNVLYGYSSEVKNYVCSDRLSSSLSMLVRPFMVV; this is encoded by the exons ATGGAATGGCTCGATCACTGGTACTCG GGAGGCTTACGAGAAGCCTGTGCCACCGACAATTACAAGTACGGCCTCGTAGCCTTCGTCAACCAGTTCGGCGGCAACCAAGACCTCGCCGGCCATTGTGATCCCAACACCAACGACAGCACTTTCCTAAGCAACGACATCATCTTGTGCCAGAGGGATTACAACGTCAAGGTGATGCTCTCCCTGGGCGGCGCCATCGGCAAGTACCGCCTGGTGTCCAAGGAGGAAGCCAGGGAGGTCGCCCACTACATCTGGAACAATTTCTTGGTCGGCTCTTCCTCCAACCGGCCCCTTGGGAACGCTGTGTTGGATGAAGTAGACTTCGACATCGAGGGAGGGAGCAGAGACCACTGGGACGACCTTCCTCGCTGCTTGAAGGCCTACAGCACGCCGGAGCGGAAAGTTTACCTGAGCGCGACTCCACAGTGCCCCATGCCCGACTATTTCCTTCAACCTGCGATCGACACCGGCCTCTTCGACTACCTGTGGGTGCAATTCTACAACAACTACTGCCGGTACTCCGGCAACGTTGCCACCTTTGAACAGATATGGAACCGATGGACTTCCATGAACGTAAGCAAGGTGTTCCTCGGAGTCCCTGCTTCTCATCAGGCAGCTGGAGGTGGCTTCGTTAGACCCGCCGAGCTCATTACTCAAGTTCTTCCCATCGTGAAGAGGTCAGAAAAGTATGGAGGAATTATGCTGTGGAATAGATACCACAACGTTCTCTACGGCTACAGTTCCGAGGTTAAGAACTATGTGTGCTCGGATCGTCTGTCCTCCagcttgtctatgctagtgaggcCTTTCATGGTGGTATGA
- the LOC135592429 gene encoding noroxomaritidine/norcraugsodine reductase-like translates to MATNAVLDRWSLSGRTALVTGGTKGIGYGIVEELAKLGATVYTCARNEAELKKCLQQWEAKSFKVAGSTCDVSSPVEREKLMENVKSAFHGKLDILVSNAGTGIMKPALGVTPEEYKFITTTNFESAFHLCQLAHPLLKASGRGTIVFNSSIAGMVGIDMFCLYAATKGALNQLTKSLACEWAKDNIRTNCVAPGYIKTPLIQNALEDEAFVAGETRRIPMGRLGEVQDVAPVVAFLCLPASCYVNGQVVVVDGGRVVNGNI, encoded by the exons ATGGCTACCAACGCAGTGCTCGATAGGTGGTCTCTTAGCGGAAGAACAGCTTTGGTTACCGGAGGCACCAAAGGAATCGG GTATGGCATAGTAGAAGAATTAGCTAAGCTCGGGGCAACAGTCTATACCTGTGCTCGGAATGAAGCAGAGCTTAAGAAATGCCTCCAACAATGGGAGGCAAAGAGCTTCAAGGTCGCAGGGTCCACCTGCGACGTCTCCTCCCCAGTCGAGAGGGAGAAATTAATGGAGAACGTCAAGTCTGCGTTTCATGGAAAGCTCGATATTTTG GTTAGCAACGCAGGAACAGGAATCATGAAACCTGCGTTGGGTGTGACCCCTGAGGAATACAAGTTCATCACGACTACCAATTTTGAGTCGGCTTTCCATCTGTGTCAGCTCGCCCACCCGCTTCTCAAGGCATCAGGAAGAGGCACCATCGTGTTCAACTCCTCCATCGCAGGCATGGTGGGCATAGATATGTTCTGCCTATATGCTGCCACTAAAG GAGCACTGAACCAGCTCACCAAGAGCCTTGCTTGCGAGTGGGCAAAGGACAACATCCGAACCAACTGCGTCGCGCCCGGATACATCAAGACCCCACTCATTCAAAAC GCACTGGAAGACGAGGCGTTTGTGGCGGGGGAGACACGTCGTATCCCCATGGGGCGTCTGGGCGAGGTACAAGACGTGGCCCCGGTGGTGGCTTTCCTGTGCCTGCCCGCTTCTTGCTACGTCAATGGCCAAGTCGTTGTGGTGGACGGAGGTCGGGTTGTGAACGGCAACATTTAA
- the LOC135592432 gene encoding very-long-chain aldehyde decarbonylase GL1-8-like isoform X1 — protein sequence MAPLLESVWQYLITHFSEFQLATIGTFLIHESVFFLSGLPSIYFDRSGLFSEYKIQKKSNTAEAQEKCIVRLILYHVCVNLPVMLVSYPIFRWMGLRSSQPLPHWSVVLSQIIFYFILEDFVFYWGHRLLHTKWLYKHVHSVHHEYATPFGLTSEYAHPAEILFLGFATVVGPALTGPHLFTLWLWVILRVLETVDAHSGYDFPWSPSNFLPLYGGAHFHDYHHRVLYTKSGNYSSTFVYMDWLFGTDKGYRKLKALEEEEGSSKKL from the exons ATGGCGCCGCTGCTCGAATCCGTTTGGCAG TACCTAATCACACATTTCAGTGAATTTCAATTGGCTACCATTGGCACGTTCTTGATACATGAGAGTGTGTTTTTCTTGTCTGGACTTCCATCTATATACTTCGATAGGTCAGGGCTTTTCAGTGAATACAAGATTCAG AAAAAGAGTAACACTGCAGAAGCTCAAGAGAAATGCATTGTTCGGCTAATCCTGTATCATGTATGTGTGAACCTACCAGTGATGCTCGTCTCCTATCCCATCTTCAGGTGGATGGGCTTGAGAAGCAGTCAGCCATTGCCACACTG GTCTGTTGTCCTATCTCAAATAATCTTCTACTTCATCTTGGAAGATTTTGTGTTCTATTGGGGCCACAGGTTACTGCACACGAAATGGCTCTACAAGCATGTCCATAGTGTTCACCATGA ATATGCTACGCCTTTCGGATTGACTTCTGAGTATGCCCATCCTGCCGAGATATTATTCCTAGGCTTTGCTACGGTGGTCGGTCCAGCTCTCACTGGCCCTCACCTGTTCACCTTATGGTTGTGGGTGATACTGAGGGTCTTGGAGACGGTTGATGCTCATAGTGGATATGATTTCCCTTGGAGCCCCTCAAATTTTTTGCCTCTCTATGGAGG TGCTCATTTCCATGACTACCACCATCGCGTGCTTTATACGAAGTCAGGGAACTACTCATCGACCTTTGTCTACATGGACTG GTTGTTCGGCACCGATAAAGGTTATCGGAAGCTAAAGGctctggaggaagaggaaggaagcagCAAGAAGCTGTAA
- the LOC135592431 gene encoding noroxomaritidine/norcraugsodine reductase-like isoform X1 → MTGRKFHGLSAEGEESTMQDEADCRANSREDRWSFRATTALVTGGTKGIGHAIVEQLARFGAAVHTCSRNEAELSRCLQRWEAMNLKVTGSVCDVSSPVEREKLMEDVKSIFHGKLNILVNNAGTGFQRPVTDVTPEDFKLLMSTNLDSAVHLSQLAHPLLKASGSGNVVFISSITSLVGIDTLAVYAATKGAMNQLTRSLACEWAKDNIRANCVAPGYIRTPLIEPLCENEEFVAKETNRIPLGRLGEVDDVAPVVAFLCLPASRYVNGQVVVIDGGRTVNGNRRPDTLWCNEAEREEVDGGGNPHAR, encoded by the exons ATGACAGGGAGGAAGTTCCATGGTCTGTCGGCCGAAGGAGAGGAGTCAACTATGCAGGATGAAGCCGATTGCAGGGCCAACAGCAGAGAAGATAGATGGTCTTTCCGTGCGACAACAGCTTTGGTCACCGGAGGCACCAAAGGGATCGG GCATGCCATAGTCGAACAGCTAGCTAGGTTTGGAGCAGCCGTCCATACCTGCTCTCGCAACGAAGCAGAACTCAGCAGATGCTTACAAAGATGGGAAGCCATGAACCTCAAGGTCACAGGGTCCGTGTGCGACGTCTCCTCTCCGGTTGAGAGAGAGAAACTAATGGAGGATGTCAAGTCCATCTTCCATGGAAAGCTCAACATTCTG GTCAACAACGCAGGAACGGGCTTTCAGAGACCGGTGACGGACGTGACTCCTGAGGACTTCAAGCTGCTGATGAGTACCAACTTGGACTCTGCCGTCCATTTGAGCCAGCTCGCTCATCCTCTTCTCAAGGCATCAGGAAGTGGCAACGTTGTGTTCATCTCCTCCATAACAAGCCTCGTCGGCATCGATACTCTAGCCGTCTATGCGGCAACCAAAG GAGCAATGAATCAGCTCACCAGGAGCCTCGCTTGTGAGTGGGCGAAGGATAACATCCGAGCAAACTGCGTTGCGCCCGGTTACATCAGGACGCCACTCATCGAGCCG TTATGCGAAAACGAGGAGTTTGTGGCGAAGGAGACTAATCGTATCCCTCTTGGACGTCTGGGTGAGGTCGACGACGTGGCACCGGTGGTCGCTTTCCTCTGTCTTCCTGCTTCTCGCTATGTCAACGGCCAAGTCGTGGTTATCGACGGAGGTCGAACTGTGAACGGcaaccg gAGACCGGACACTTTGTGGTGCAACGAGGCAGAGAGAGAGGAAGTGGATGGTGGAGGAAATCCACATGCGAGATGA
- the LOC103996860 gene encoding tropinone reductase homolog At5g06060-like — MEGGDQKCDDNQAVGRWTLVGTTALVTGGTKGIGHAIVEELARFGAAVHTCSRNEAELNECLQQWRALNLKITGSVCDVSSDVEREKLMQTVNSVFHGKLHILVNNAGTVIWKPVVEQTPEDYRRIISTNLDSAFHLSQLAHPLLKASGRGCIVNISSIAGFVAIDSASVYAATKGALNQLTRSLACEWAKDNIRVNCVAPAYIRTPLIQTVMLSEDEEFVAREARRVSLGRLGAPEEVAAVVAFLCLPASGYVDGQVIIVDGGRTVNGNN; from the exons atGGAGGGTGGCGACCAGAAGTGCGACGATAACCAAGCGGTGGGGAGATGGACTCTTGTAGGAACAACAGCTTTGGTCACCGGAGGCACTAAAGGAATCGG ACATGCCATAGTAGAAGAACTAGCTAGATTTGGTGCAGCCGTCCATACCTGCTCTCGAAACGAAGCAGAGCTGAACGAGTGCTTGCAACAATGGAGAGCTTTGAACCTCAAGATCACCGGCTCCGTCTGCGACGTCTCATCTGACGTCGAGAGGGAGAAACTGATGCAGACTGTGAACTCCGTCTTCCATGGAAAGCTCCATATCTTG GTAAACAATGCCGGGACGGTGATTTGGAAACCGGTGGTGGAGCAGACCCCAGAGGACTACAGACGTATCATTAGCACCAACTTGGACTCTGCCTTCCATCTGAGCCAGCTTGCCCATCCTCTTCTCAAGGCGTCAGGAAGAGGCTGCATCGTCAACATCTCCTCCATCGCTGGCTTCGTCGCCATCGATTCTGCATCCGTCTATGCAGCAACTAAAG GAGCACTGAACCAGCTGACGAGGAGCCTTGCTTGCGAGTGGGCAAAGGACAACATTCGAGTTAACTGCGTCGCTCCCGCGTACATCAGAACTCCACTCATTCAGACCGTAATG CTATCCGAAGACGAAGAGTTCGTAGCGAGGGAGGCTCGTCGCGTTTCTCTGGGGCGGCTGGGTGCGCCAGAAGAGGTGGCGGCCGTGGTGGCTTTCCTCTGCCTCCCCGCTTCTGGCTACGTCGATGGCCAAGTCATCATCGTGGATGGAGGTCGGACTGTGAACGGCAACAATTGA
- the LOC103996858 gene encoding tropinone reductase homolog At5g06060 isoform X1: MEGGDQKCGDNQAVGRWTLVGTTALVTGGTKGIGHAIVEELARFGAAVHTCSRNEAELNECLQQWRALNLKITGSVCDVSSDVEREKLMQTVNSVFHGKLHILVNNAGTLICKPVVEHTPEDYRRMISTNLDSAFHLSQLAHPLLKASGRGCIVNISSVSGFVAIDSASVYAATKGALNQLTRSLACEWAKDNIRVNCVAPAYIRTPLIQTVMLSEDEEFVAREARRVPLGRLGEPEEVAAVVAFLCLPVSDYVDGQVIIVDGGRTVNGNN, encoded by the exons ATGGAGGGTGGCGACCAGAAGTGCGGCGATAACCAAGCGGTGGGGAGATGGACTCTTGTAGGAACTACAGCTTTGGTCACCGGAGGCACTAAAGGAATCGG ACATGCCATAGTAGAAGAACTAGCTAGATTTGGTGCAGCCGTCCATACCTGCTCTCGAAACGAAGCAGAGCTCAACGAGTGCTTGCAACAATGGAGAGCTTTGAACCTCAAGATCACCGGCTCCGTCTGCGACGTCTCATCTGACGTCGAGAGGGAGAAACTGATGCAGACTGTGAACTCCGTCTTCCATGGAAAGCTCCATATCTTG GTAAACAATGCCGGGACGTTGATTTGTAAACCGGTGGTGGAGCATACCCCAGAGGACTACAGACGTATGATTAGCACCAACTTGGACTCTGCCTTCCATCTGAGCCAGCTTGCCCATCCTCTTCTCAAGGCGTCAGGAAGAGGCTGCATCGTCAACATCTCCTCCGTCAGTGGCTTCGTCGCCATCGATTCTGCATCCGTCTATGCAGCAACTAAAG gAGCACTGAACCAGCTGACAAGGAGCCTTGCTTGCGAGTGGGCAAAGGACAACATTCGAGTTAACTGCGTCGCTCCCGCGTACATCAGAACTCCACTCATTCAGACCGTAATG CTATCCGAAGACGAAGAGTTCGTAGCGAGGGAGGCTCGTCGCGTTCCTCTGGGGCGGCTGGGTGAGCCAGAAGAGGTGGCGGCCGTGGTGGCTTTCCTCTGCCTCCCCGTTTCCGACTACGTCGATGGCCAAGTCATCATCGTGGATGGAGGTCGGACTGTGAACGGCAACAATTGA
- the LOC135592431 gene encoding noroxomaritidine/norcraugsodine reductase-like isoform X2, whose translation MTGRKFHGLSAEGEESTMQDEADCRANSREDRWSFRATTALVTGGTKGIGHAIVEQLARFGAAVHTCSRNEAELSRCLQRWEAMNLKVTGSVCDVSSPVEREKLMEDVKSIFHGKLNILVNNAGTGFQRPVTDVTPEDFKLLMSTNLDSAVHLSQLAHPLLKASGSGNVVFISSITSLVGIDTLAVYAATKGAMNQLTRSLACEWAKDNIRANCVAPGYIRTPLIEPLCENEEFVAKETNRIPLGRLGEVDDVAPVVAFLCLPASRYVNGQVVVIDGGRTVNGNRSRQS comes from the exons ATGACAGGGAGGAAGTTCCATGGTCTGTCGGCCGAAGGAGAGGAGTCAACTATGCAGGATGAAGCCGATTGCAGGGCCAACAGCAGAGAAGATAGATGGTCTTTCCGTGCGACAACAGCTTTGGTCACCGGAGGCACCAAAGGGATCGG GCATGCCATAGTCGAACAGCTAGCTAGGTTTGGAGCAGCCGTCCATACCTGCTCTCGCAACGAAGCAGAACTCAGCAGATGCTTACAAAGATGGGAAGCCATGAACCTCAAGGTCACAGGGTCCGTGTGCGACGTCTCCTCTCCGGTTGAGAGAGAGAAACTAATGGAGGATGTCAAGTCCATCTTCCATGGAAAGCTCAACATTCTG GTCAACAACGCAGGAACGGGCTTTCAGAGACCGGTGACGGACGTGACTCCTGAGGACTTCAAGCTGCTGATGAGTACCAACTTGGACTCTGCCGTCCATTTGAGCCAGCTCGCTCATCCTCTTCTCAAGGCATCAGGAAGTGGCAACGTTGTGTTCATCTCCTCCATAACAAGCCTCGTCGGCATCGATACTCTAGCCGTCTATGCGGCAACCAAAG GAGCAATGAATCAGCTCACCAGGAGCCTCGCTTGTGAGTGGGCGAAGGATAACATCCGAGCAAACTGCGTTGCGCCCGGTTACATCAGGACGCCACTCATCGAGCCG TTATGCGAAAACGAGGAGTTTGTGGCGAAGGAGACTAATCGTATCCCTCTTGGACGTCTGGGTGAGGTCGACGACGTGGCACCGGTGGTCGCTTTCCTCTGTCTTCCTGCTTCTCGCTATGTCAACGGCCAAGTCGTGGTTATCGACGGAGGTCGAACTGTGAACGGcaaccg AAGCAGACAGTCGTGA
- the LOC135592433 gene encoding uncharacterized protein LOC135592433, translating into MTEPPFVSRERLLKHQQYFQHVHKHTYLKGRFDKITSVAIPLALTVSSLALIGRGIYNMSHGIGKKA; encoded by the exons ATGACAGAACCACCTTTTGTGTCCCGGGAAAGGCTTCTGAAGCATCAGCAGTATTTTCAGCATGTTCATAAGCATACATACTTGAAAGGACGTTTCGATAAAATAACATCTGTTGCTATCCCCCTTGCACTGACAGTCTCTAGCTTGGCACTCATC GGACGTGGGATCTACAACATGTCTCATGGGATCGGTAAGAAGGCCTGA
- the LOC103996856 gene encoding tropinone reductase homolog At5g06060, which translates to MSHVNTTWLDLFRHGSQPRNSRLRLSTEREKKAMEAGNGCRPNITDDRWSLRGTTALVTGGSKGIGRAIVEELARFGAAIHTCCRNEQELNKCLQRWEAMNFTVTGSVCDVSSPVERENLMDKARSIFDGKLNILINNAAIGYINPAIKVTLEEYKHVMSTNLDSAFHLSQLAHPLLKASARGSIVFISSVAGFLGINTASVYGATKGAMNQLTRSLACEWAKDNIRTNCVAPGVIRTPLVRPLLDNKEFVAKETRRVPLRRFGEPKEVAAVVAFLCLPASCYVNGQVICIDGGKTINGNL; encoded by the exons ATGAGTCACGTGAACACGACTTGGCTTGATCTCTTCAGACACGGTTCTCAGCCAAGGAATTCACGGCTGAGGTTGTCGACCGAAAGGGAGAAGAAGGCCATGGAGGCCGGGAATGGTTGCAGGCCTAACATCACAGACGACAGGTGGTCTCTTCGCGGAACAACAGCTTTGGTCACCGGAGGCAGCAAAGGAATCGG GCGTGCCATAGTAGAAGAACTGGCTAGATTTGGAGCAGCGATCCATACCTGCTGTCGGAACGAACAAGAGCTCAACAAGTGTTTGCAGCGATGGGAGGCCATGAACTTCACCGTCACGGGGTCCGTCTGCGATGTCTCGTCGCCGGTGGAGAGAGAGAATCTAATGGACAAAGCTCGATCCATCTTCGACGGAAAGCTCAACATTCTG ATCAATAATGCAGCGATAGGCTACATAAATCCAGCGATAAAGGTCACACTCGAGGAGTACAAACATGTCATGAGTACCAACTTGGACTCTGCTTTCCATTTGAGTCAGCTCGCTCATCCTCTTCTCAAGGCATCAGCGAGAGGCAGCATCGTGTTCATCTCCTCCGTCGCAGGCTTCCTCGGCATAAATACGGCGTCCGTCTATGGAGCAACCAAAG GAGCAATGAACCAACTCACCAGAAGCCTCGCGTGTGAGTGGGCGAAGGACAACATCCGGACCAATTGCGTCGCTCCTGGTGTCATCAGGACACCGCTTGTTCGGCCG TTGCTGGATAACAAAGAGTTCGTAGCGAAGGAGACACGTCGGGTGCCTCTGCGGCGTTTCGGAGAGCCAAAGGAGGTGGCGGCTGTGGTGGCTTTCCTTTGCCTCCCCGCTTCTTGCTATGTCAATGGTCAAGTGATTTGTATCGATGGAGGGAAGACGATCAACGGCAACCTGTGA
- the LOC135592432 gene encoding very-long-chain aldehyde decarbonylase GL1-11-like isoform X2, translating into MAPLLESVWQKKSNTAEAQEKCIVRLILYHVCVNLPVMLVSYPIFRWMGLRSSQPLPHWSVVLSQIIFYFILEDFVFYWGHRLLHTKWLYKHVHSVHHEYATPFGLTSEYAHPAEILFLGFATVVGPALTGPHLFTLWLWVILRVLETVDAHSGYDFPWSPSNFLPLYGGAHFHDYHHRVLYTKSGNYSSTFVYMDWLFGTDKGYRKLKALEEEEGSSKKL; encoded by the exons ATGGCGCCGCTGCTCGAATCCGTTTGGCAG AAAAAGAGTAACACTGCAGAAGCTCAAGAGAAATGCATTGTTCGGCTAATCCTGTATCATGTATGTGTGAACCTACCAGTGATGCTCGTCTCCTATCCCATCTTCAGGTGGATGGGCTTGAGAAGCAGTCAGCCATTGCCACACTG GTCTGTTGTCCTATCTCAAATAATCTTCTACTTCATCTTGGAAGATTTTGTGTTCTATTGGGGCCACAGGTTACTGCACACGAAATGGCTCTACAAGCATGTCCATAGTGTTCACCATGA ATATGCTACGCCTTTCGGATTGACTTCTGAGTATGCCCATCCTGCCGAGATATTATTCCTAGGCTTTGCTACGGTGGTCGGTCCAGCTCTCACTGGCCCTCACCTGTTCACCTTATGGTTGTGGGTGATACTGAGGGTCTTGGAGACGGTTGATGCTCATAGTGGATATGATTTCCCTTGGAGCCCCTCAAATTTTTTGCCTCTCTATGGAGG TGCTCATTTCCATGACTACCACCATCGCGTGCTTTATACGAAGTCAGGGAACTACTCATCGACCTTTGTCTACATGGACTG GTTGTTCGGCACCGATAAAGGTTATCGGAAGCTAAAGGctctggaggaagaggaaggaagcagCAAGAAGCTGTAA
- the LOC135594467 gene encoding acidic endochitinase-like, with protein MPKFSKRSIENLQIYVERHLDGENQDGFLTQQGLVYWGQNGYEGGLREACATGNYKDVLRAFFNQFGGSQDPQLNLAGHCDPNTNDCTFLSNDIISCQRDYNVKVIISLGGAIGNYHLVSEEEAWEVVHHIWNNFLGGSSSMKDSSDHHVE; from the exons ATGCCTAAATTTTCAAAACGAAGCATCGAAAACCTCCAGATCTATGTTGAAAGGCATTTGGATGGAGAGAACCAAGATGGTTTTCTCACCCAACAAGGGTTAG TCTACTGGGGCCAAAACGGCTACGAGGGAGGCTTGAGAGAAGCCTGTGCCACCGGCAACTACAAGGACGTCCTCAGAGCCTTCTTCAACCAGTTCGGCGGCAGCCAAGATCCGCAGCTGAACCTCGCCGGCCATTGTGATCCCAACACCAACGACTGCACTTTCCTAAGCAACGACATCATCTCGTGCCAGAGGGATTACAATGTCAAGGTGATAATCTCCCTGGGCGGCGCCATCGGCAACTACCACCTGGTGTCCGAGGAGGAAGCCTGGGAGGTCGTCCACCACATCTGGAACAATTTCTTGGGTGGCTCTTCCTCCATGAAAGACAGTTCAGACCACCATGTGGAATAA